A stretch of the Aminipila terrae genome encodes the following:
- a CDS encoding YdcF family protein produces the protein MYILFFVFLCFVVINVIVCTHFKKALNNDGQKRDVIIVLGYPAKNDGTVSPILRERIRKAAELYHKGVSDNIICNGAAVANSYCEAEVMAHALLSLGVPEYNITLEKLAKGTYENLVNSEKIMKDKKLKTAVIVSSPWHLRKASSYALRLRIDHTVEKSKFPCEYLIIGVGLIYLYIYTQMFFNYIRFQIRKK, from the coding sequence ATGTATATTTTGTTTTTTGTATTTCTGTGCTTTGTTGTTATAAATGTGATAGTCTGTACTCATTTTAAGAAGGCATTGAATAACGATGGGCAAAAAAGAGATGTTATAATTGTACTCGGTTATCCTGCTAAAAACGACGGAACGGTGTCACCGATTTTGCGTGAACGAATAAGAAAAGCTGCTGAATTATACCATAAAGGTGTTTCGGACAACATTATTTGTAATGGTGCCGCAGTAGCTAACAGCTACTGTGAAGCAGAGGTTATGGCACATGCTTTGCTTTCATTAGGAGTACCTGAATACAATATAACACTTGAGAAACTGGCAAAAGGTACATATGAGAACTTGGTAAACTCAGAGAAAATTATGAAAGATAAAAAATTGAAAACAGCTGTAATAGTATCTTCTCCTTGGCACTTGCGTAAAGCCAGCTCCTATGCACTTCGTCTTAGAATTGATCATACAGTAGAGAAATCAAAATTTCCTTGTGAATACCTAATTATAGGAGTCGGCTTAATTTATCTCTATATATACACCCAGATGTTTTTTAACTACATACGGTTTCAGATAAGAAAAAAATGA
- a CDS encoding TatD family hydrolase, producing MIIDSHTHIDNRSSLGIGIEERNPAEFDDFKQCIEEKKLVVLANAACPAEFDELSKIGGIFTSFGIHPWSTHEFCHYSDESNSADYKQIQGHIQREVNAMEAYYKKAHAVGEIGMDSVWCTCDLTLQRELFMQQLNLAEKLGKPVILHTKGQEREIGEILRHYSVKKLVHWYSCEQYLENFIVQDCYFTVGPNYTINNAVKNIISSVPLGRILVETDGISAVEWAVGRKTKAADIPAMLRGAIEAIAGSKNISADFAEKSIEENFYRFLEI from the coding sequence GTGATTATCGACAGCCATACACATATAGATAACAGAAGCAGTCTGGGAATCGGCATTGAGGAGCGGAATCCCGCTGAATTTGATGATTTCAAACAGTGTATAGAAGAAAAGAAGTTAGTAGTCTTGGCTAATGCAGCCTGTCCCGCTGAATTTGATGAACTATCTAAGATAGGCGGAATTTTTACCTCTTTTGGTATACATCCCTGGAGTACCCATGAGTTCTGCCATTATTCCGATGAATCCAACAGCGCTGATTATAAGCAGATACAAGGCCATATTCAGAGGGAAGTAAATGCAATGGAAGCGTATTATAAAAAAGCTCACGCTGTTGGTGAGATTGGCATGGACAGTGTTTGGTGCACCTGTGATTTAACATTACAAAGGGAACTTTTTATGCAGCAGCTTAATCTGGCAGAAAAGCTGGGGAAACCTGTTATCCTGCATACCAAGGGACAAGAAAGGGAAATAGGGGAAATCCTTAGGCACTATTCAGTTAAAAAATTAGTTCACTGGTATTCCTGTGAACAATATCTGGAGAACTTTATAGTGCAGGACTGCTATTTTACGGTGGGACCAAACTATACAATCAATAATGCTGTAAAAAACATTATTAGTTCAGTACCTTTAGGCAGAATCCTTGTAGAGACAGATGGAATAAGCGCTGTAGAATGGGCAGTGGGTAGAAAGACGAAGGCAGCAGACATACCCGCCATGTTGAGAGGGGCTATAGAGGCAATCGCAGGGTCAAAAAATATATCAGCAGATTTTGCAGAAAAAAGTATAGAAGAGAATTTTTATCGTTTTTTAGAAATATAA
- a CDS encoding ABC transporter ATP-binding protein, producing the protein MKLKVTDVSCSFKGETILEKMNMEAAEGEFVSILGPSGCGKSTLLNIMAGLIKADTGCVLIDGVLNDRISGHFAYMPQQDLLFPWKNIMDNVCLYGRIHGDLRNAREQALKNFDKFGLAGYENKYPDELSGGMRQRAAFLRTALCKADILLLDEPFGALDVITRGDMQDWLLDIRKELGRTIVLVTHDIDEAIYLSDRVIVLSGKPASVKKEIVIKTNERNKEWLFEQHEVRKEIYRILKGIEPK; encoded by the coding sequence ATGAAGTTAAAGGTTACAGATGTAAGCTGCTCTTTCAAGGGCGAAACAATTTTGGAAAAAATGAATATGGAGGCAGCAGAAGGTGAATTTGTAAGTATATTAGGACCTTCAGGCTGTGGAAAATCAACCTTGCTCAATATTATGGCCGGGCTCATAAAGGCTGATACAGGTTGTGTTCTTATCGATGGGGTCTTGAATGATAGGATTTCAGGACATTTTGCCTATATGCCCCAGCAGGATTTATTATTCCCATGGAAGAACATTATGGACAATGTATGTCTATACGGCAGAATCCACGGAGATTTAAGGAATGCAAGGGAGCAGGCTCTGAAAAACTTTGATAAATTCGGTCTTGCTGGTTATGAAAATAAATATCCGGATGAACTTTCCGGTGGTATGAGACAAAGGGCGGCCTTTTTAAGGACTGCTCTTTGTAAGGCAGATATATTACTCTTAGACGAACCTTTTGGTGCTCTTGATGTGATCACCAGAGGAGATATGCAGGACTGGCTTCTGGATATCAGAAAAGAGCTGGGTAGAACCATAGTTCTGGTGACACATGATATAGATGAAGCCATTTATTTATCTGACCGTGTAATTGTTTTGTCAGGAAAACCCGCTTCTGTGAAAAAGGAAATTGTTATAAAAACCAATGAGCGTAATAAAGAATGGCTTTTTGAACAGCATGAAGTCCGTAAAGAAATTTATCGGATATTGAAAGGAATTGAACCAAAGTGA
- a CDS encoding ABC transporter substrate-binding protein codes for MNVKIIEPTDGVTPTLIAAGKGDFGVSYQEDVTYALASEDPLPIKAIATVIQHNTSGFASYVGKNITSPKDFEGKTYSGWGSPGEEAVIHAVMEKYGADFSKLKMVTSDNVNYDALKKNIDVIWMFWAWDGIGAKRQGIDVNYMELRKLDPRLDYYTPVIIANNSTLKKDPEMVKAFLAATTKGYEYAMKNPDAAAEILHKYADSYDLGMLKESQEYLAGKYSEDSNTWGTMKDSVWDNYTDFMLENGLIKKRIPAAECYTNEYLPK; via the coding sequence TTGAACGTTAAAATAATTGAGCCTACGGATGGTGTGACACCGACTTTAATTGCAGCAGGAAAAGGAGATTTCGGTGTCAGCTATCAGGAGGATGTTACGTATGCCCTGGCATCCGAAGATCCACTTCCTATTAAGGCTATTGCTACGGTTATCCAGCACAACACTTCCGGTTTTGCGTCCTATGTGGGCAAAAATATTACATCTCCAAAAGACTTTGAGGGCAAGACTTATTCCGGATGGGGTTCTCCTGGTGAAGAAGCGGTTATTCATGCAGTAATGGAAAAGTACGGTGCAGATTTCAGCAAATTAAAAATGGTTACATCCGATAACGTAAATTATGATGCATTAAAGAAAAATATTGATGTTATATGGATGTTCTGGGCATGGGACGGAATTGGTGCCAAGAGACAGGGGATTGATGTAAATTATATGGAATTGAGGAAACTGGATCCCAGACTGGATTACTATACACCGGTAATCATAGCTAATAACAGCACACTTAAAAAAGATCCGGAGATGGTAAAAGCTTTTCTGGCAGCAACAACAAAAGGGTATGAATATGCTATGAAAAATCCAGATGCAGCAGCAGAAATTCTGCATAAGTATGCTGATTCCTATGATTTGGGGATGCTGAAAGAATCTCAGGAGTATCTGGCTGGAAAATATAGTGAGGACAGCAATACCTGGGGAACAATGAAGGATTCTGTCTGGGATAATTATACTGATTTTATGCTGGAAAATGGACTGATAAAGAAGAGAATTCCGGCGGCAGAATGTTATACCAATGAATATCTGCCAAAGTAA
- a CDS encoding ABC transporter permease codes for MRKVDNRKIYVPTVVFIIILGIWEMAVRISGIPLYILPAPSKIFYALIAERNMLFMHGMITLKETAIGLVIAVIAGIILAIVMDKFELFRTATYPIMVVSQTVPVIVLAPIFIIYLGFGMAPKILIVVLMCFFPIVINFADGMKQVDINQINLARLFGAGSLRTYSMVKIPAAAPSLFSGLKVAATYSITGAVVGEWLSSDSGLGYYMLRLKNGYMLDKVFACVVVIVLLSLFMNGCVKLLQYILMPNLRKN; via the coding sequence ATGAGAAAAGTTGATAATAGAAAAATATACGTCCCCACTGTAGTATTTATAATAATCCTGGGTATTTGGGAAATGGCAGTGCGCATATCCGGGATTCCTTTATACATTTTACCGGCACCATCCAAGATATTTTATGCCTTAATTGCAGAGAGAAACATGCTTTTTATGCATGGAATGATAACCTTGAAAGAAACGGCTATAGGGCTTGTGATAGCAGTAATAGCCGGCATAATTCTGGCTATTGTAATGGATAAATTTGAACTGTTCCGCACAGCTACTTATCCTATTATGGTGGTAAGCCAGACTGTTCCGGTTATTGTACTGGCTCCCATTTTTATCATTTATCTGGGCTTTGGTATGGCTCCTAAAATTCTGATTGTTGTGCTAATGTGCTTTTTTCCCATTGTCATAAACTTTGCTGATGGAATGAAGCAGGTAGATATCAATCAGATAAATCTGGCCAGGCTCTTTGGAGCAGGAAGCTTAAGGACATACAGCATGGTTAAGATCCCTGCAGCTGCGCCGTCCCTGTTTTCTGGTCTTAAAGTTGCAGCAACCTATAGCATTACTGGAGCTGTGGTTGGGGAATGGCTTTCTTCAGACAGTGGCCTTGGATATTACATGCTGAGATTAAAAAACGGATATATGTTAGATAAAGTGTTCGCCTGTGTTGTTGTTATTGTTTTGCTCAGCTTATTTATGAATGGCTGTGTTAAATTATTACAGTATATATTGATGCCGAATTTACGGAAGAATTAA
- a CDS encoding CaiB/BaiF CoA transferase family protein produces MGALDGLKILDFSTLLPGPFATLMLADMGAEVLKVSSKSKADIVTDYPPFIEDTQVSVNQAWLGRNKKTISLNLKEPQSLEVVKKLIMEYDIIMEQFRPGVMEKLGLGYEALKAVNPKIIYCSLTGYGQTGPLKMRAGHDINYLARSGNMALAGRKNTGPVLTNMQIADVAVGSMNSVIGILAAVHYRSNTGKGQYIDVSMYDGLIPFNSMDGAGFLATGKEPEREEGRLNGGCMYDFYETKDGRHLSVGCLEPQFWKNFCICIEKPEYAEGSIWPENIEDVKADIKNIIKEKTLKEWEEVFKDKDVCVEPVLNLDEALIKDEQLKARNMVVEVEVPLSGGKKVKQLGTAVKLSQCPVEYLHGGYPIGHHTHEVMKKLGFTQEQITDMEKKGVFN; encoded by the coding sequence ATGGGCGCATTAGATGGTTTGAAAATATTAGATTTTTCTACATTGCTGCCAGGGCCATTTGCCACACTCATGTTGGCGGATATGGGTGCAGAGGTTTTAAAAGTAAGCTCAAAGAGTAAGGCGGATATCGTTACAGATTATCCGCCTTTTATAGAAGATACTCAGGTATCCGTAAATCAGGCCTGGCTTGGCAGAAATAAAAAGACCATATCGCTGAATCTTAAGGAACCTCAGTCCTTAGAAGTCGTAAAAAAATTAATTATGGAATATGATATCATAATGGAGCAGTTCAGACCCGGCGTAATGGAAAAACTGGGGCTTGGTTATGAAGCATTAAAAGCAGTAAATCCAAAAATCATTTACTGTTCGCTTACAGGATATGGACAGACGGGTCCCTTAAAAATGAGAGCCGGACATGATATAAACTATCTTGCCAGGAGCGGAAACATGGCACTGGCCGGAAGAAAAAACACGGGGCCTGTTCTCACCAATATGCAGATAGCAGATGTGGCAGTAGGGTCCATGAATTCTGTTATTGGGATTCTGGCAGCTGTTCATTACAGAAGCAATACTGGAAAAGGGCAGTACATAGATGTATCCATGTATGATGGATTAATTCCGTTCAATTCCATGGACGGAGCTGGTTTTCTTGCCACTGGTAAGGAACCTGAGCGGGAGGAAGGAAGGCTCAATGGCGGATGTATGTATGATTTCTATGAAACAAAGGATGGAAGACATCTGAGTGTGGGCTGTCTGGAACCACAATTCTGGAAGAACTTCTGTATCTGCATAGAAAAGCCGGAGTATGCAGAGGGGAGCATCTGGCCTGAGAACATTGAGGACGTAAAAGCTGATATTAAAAATATAATAAAGGAAAAGACCCTGAAGGAGTGGGAAGAAGTTTTTAAGGACAAAGATGTATGCGTAGAGCCCGTTCTTAATCTGGATGAAGCCTTGATAAAAGATGAACAGCTCAAAGCAAGAAATATGGTTGTTGAAGTTGAGGTTCCTCTTTCAGGAGGGAAAAAGGTAAAACAGCTGGGTACTGCTGTGAAACTTTCCCAGTGCCCTGTAGAGTATTTACATGGAGGCTATCCTATAGGACATCATACCCACGAAGTAATGAAAAAACTTGGTTTTACACAGGAGCAGATAACGGATATGGAGAAAAAAGGTGTATTTAACTAA
- a CDS encoding beta-class carbonic anhydrase produces the protein MINDIVEFNKKFVANKGYEKYITNKYPDKKLAILTCMDTRLLELLPAALGLKNGDAKIIKNAGGVVSHPFGSAVRSLLVAILDLQVEDVMVIGHTDCGAQSMDAQKMIKKLKERNISEEHINLLHYCGVDFDTWLGGFDCVENSVRNTLDILKHHPLIPKDVRIRGFIMDSVTGELTPVECE, from the coding sequence ATGATTAATGATATCGTGGAATTTAACAAAAAATTTGTAGCCAACAAAGGTTATGAGAAATATATCACCAATAAATATCCGGATAAAAAGCTGGCCATCTTAACCTGTATGGATACCCGCCTGCTGGAATTACTTCCTGCTGCTTTAGGGTTAAAAAACGGAGATGCTAAGATTATTAAAAATGCCGGAGGAGTGGTATCCCATCCTTTCGGAAGTGCGGTGCGTAGCTTGCTTGTGGCTATCCTGGACTTACAGGTGGAGGATGTCATGGTCATTGGCCACACAGACTGTGGTGCACAAAGTATGGATGCACAGAAAATGATTAAGAAACTGAAAGAAAGAAACATATCCGAAGAGCATATTAATCTGTTACATTACTGTGGCGTAGATTTTGACACATGGCTGGGAGGTTTTGACTGCGTAGAAAACTCTGTGAGAAACACTCTGGATATTTTAAAGCATCATCCGTTGATTCCTAAAGATGTAAGAATCCGAGGATTTATAATGGATTCAGTTACTGGAGAATTAACTCCCGTAGAATGTGAATAA
- a CDS encoding ABC transporter substrate-binding protein, with protein MIHKKSLKNIAAMSLVMIMGVLLFISPLTAAAETNYKAKNVQKYDEQYYSRFKGKDIEINVYNWGEYISTGEDGMMDTNAEFEKLTGIKVNYSNYETNEGMYAKLKSGANSYDVIFPSDYMVSRLIQEKMIQPLNYDNIPNFKYIGKEFLNPEYDPENQYSVPYMWGRVCIIYNEKLIGHKISSINELWNPEYADKILMFKNSRDAFALALEKLGYSINTENKKELEQAAEVLKQQKPLVQAYVMDQIFDKMQGNEAAIAPYYIGDYYVMKKVNPDLKVYIPDNTNIYYDAVCIPSDANNKEAAEMYINFLNEPQVAADNAKFIMYSSPNTEAVKLLDDEIRNDKDLYPPVEDLKHTQAFVNLSEKTNLFVDQLWTDVLSQDDAYLDWVMPAFVVFSIVVILTNSIRKKRRREIGNGGEKK; from the coding sequence ATGATACATAAAAAAAGTTTGAAAAATATTGCAGCTATGAGTCTTGTTATGATTATGGGAGTGCTCCTTTTTATTTCACCTTTAACAGCAGCAGCAGAAACCAATTACAAGGCAAAAAATGTTCAGAAGTATGATGAACAGTATTACAGCAGATTTAAGGGAAAAGACATTGAAATAAATGTGTATAACTGGGGAGAATATATTTCAACCGGTGAAGATGGGATGATGGACACTAATGCTGAGTTTGAAAAACTCACAGGGATTAAGGTCAATTATTCCAACTATGAAACAAATGAGGGAATGTACGCAAAATTAAAGAGCGGAGCCAATTCCTATGATGTTATATTTCCTTCTGACTATATGGTATCAAGACTGATACAGGAAAAAATGATACAGCCTCTTAACTATGACAATATTCCTAATTTTAAATACATTGGTAAAGAGTTTTTAAACCCGGAGTACGATCCTGAAAACCAGTATTCCGTCCCATACATGTGGGGACGTGTCTGCATCATATATAATGAGAAATTAATAGGGCATAAAATAAGCAGTATCAATGAATTATGGAATCCTGAATATGCTGACAAAATACTCATGTTTAAAAATTCCAGAGATGCCTTTGCACTGGCTCTTGAAAAATTAGGATACAGTATAAATACGGAGAATAAAAAGGAACTGGAACAGGCTGCAGAAGTGCTAAAACAGCAGAAACCTTTGGTTCAGGCTTATGTTATGGATCAGATTTTTGACAAAATGCAGGGAAACGAAGCGGCTATTGCACCTTATTATATAGGGGACTACTATGTAATGAAGAAAGTCAATCCGGATTTGAAAGTTTACATACCGGACAATACAAATATTTATTATGATGCGGTATGTATTCCATCGGATGCAAATAATAAAGAAGCAGCAGAAATGTATATTAACTTTCTAAATGAGCCTCAGGTTGCAGCAGACAATGCAAAATTTATTATGTATTCATCACCCAATACCGAAGCTGTCAAACTTCTGGATGATGAAATACGAAACGATAAGGACTTATACCCACCAGTGGAAGATTTAAAGCATACTCAGGCATTTGTTAACTTATCGGAAAAAACCAATTTGTTCGTAGATCAGCTTTGGACAGACGTTCTGTCACAGGATGATGCTTATCTGGACTGGGTAATGCCTGCATTTGTGGTATTTTCTATAGTGGTCATACTGACCAACAGTATACGTAAAAAGAGAAGAAGGGAAATAGGAAATGGAGGAGAAAAGAAATGA
- a CDS encoding ABC transporter permease, with translation MKWYSKTYIGVFLAFLYLPIMILIIFSFNDTKGRTFTGFTTKWFVQLFSDAAVMDALWTTIVVALVSSVIATVMGTAAAFGLEKMDAKLKSVVMNLTYVPIINPEIITGVSFMLLFVTAKKWFATMGIDFQFGWTTLILAHITFNVPYIILNVLPKLRQLDHSLVEAAMDLGCNPLQAFLKVTIHEIRPGIMAGFLMALTFSMDDFVVSYFTTGAKHQTLSVMIYAMTKKRVSPEINALSTMIFIAVLAVLVIVNLLERRNEKKLKQVSLKGKDGAAQ, from the coding sequence GTGAAATGGTATTCAAAAACATATATCGGGGTGTTTCTGGCGTTTTTATATCTGCCTATTATGATCTTGATTATCTTTTCGTTCAATGACACGAAAGGAAGAACTTTTACAGGGTTTACCACAAAGTGGTTTGTACAGTTATTCAGTGATGCAGCTGTGATGGATGCCCTTTGGACGACTATTGTTGTAGCACTTGTTTCATCAGTGATTGCTACGGTAATGGGGACAGCAGCAGCTTTTGGGCTGGAAAAGATGGATGCAAAACTGAAATCCGTTGTAATGAATTTAACCTATGTTCCTATTATAAATCCTGAAATTATCACAGGTGTGTCATTTATGCTTTTATTCGTTACAGCAAAAAAATGGTTTGCCACAATGGGAATTGATTTTCAATTTGGCTGGACTACCTTAATTTTGGCTCATATAACCTTTAATGTTCCTTATATCATATTGAATGTTCTGCCGAAGCTTCGCCAGCTGGACCATTCACTGGTGGAGGCAGCTATGGATTTGGGTTGTAATCCTTTACAGGCATTTCTGAAGGTAACCATCCATGAAATCAGGCCCGGGATAATGGCTGGGTTTCTAATGGCGCTGACTTTTTCCATGGACGATTTCGTGGTGTCCTATTTTACTACCGGGGCCAAGCACCAGACCTTATCCGTTATGATTTATGCTATGACAAAGAAACGTGTCAGCCCAGAGATAAACGCTTTATCCACTATGATTTTTATAGCGGTTCTGGCAGTTTTAGTGATTGTAAATTTACTGGAACGCAGAAATGAGAAAAAATTAAAACAGGTCAGCCTTAAAGGGAAGGATGGTGCTGCGCAATAA
- a CDS encoding ABC transporter permease, producing the protein MNSRQAAYPYLMWTVVFIAVPLGLIMYFAFTDMQGSLSMQNLVQAGRYSSVFVKSIWLAAISTVLCLVIGYPMAYLMSRMKGVGSRTLLMLLMLPMWMNFLLRTYAWMTLLENNGVINNILSFIGLGHLQMINTQGAVVLGMIYNYIPFMILPLHSVMVKIQNDVIEAAQDLGAGPGEVFTKIVFPLSKPGIKTGVMMVFVPAVSTFIISQMLGGGHNQLIGDIIEMQFLGNAYNPNLGSAISLVLMLLVLMCMSVSGFLDDEGVEERLL; encoded by the coding sequence ATGAATTCAAGACAGGCAGCTTATCCATATCTGATGTGGACAGTAGTCTTTATTGCTGTTCCTCTTGGATTGATTATGTATTTTGCCTTTACGGACATGCAGGGCAGCTTAAGCATGCAAAATTTAGTGCAGGCAGGCCGATATTCATCTGTATTTGTAAAATCCATCTGGCTGGCAGCAATTTCAACAGTACTTTGTCTGGTTATCGGGTATCCTATGGCTTATCTTATGTCCAGAATGAAAGGTGTAGGCAGCAGGACCTTACTCATGCTCCTGATGCTGCCTATGTGGATGAACTTCCTGCTTAGAACTTATGCATGGATGACTCTTTTGGAAAATAACGGTGTGATAAACAATATATTAAGTTTTATTGGCTTGGGACATTTACAAATGATTAATACCCAGGGAGCAGTTGTATTAGGTATGATTTATAATTATATTCCCTTTATGATTCTGCCCCTTCATTCCGTCATGGTAAAAATCCAGAATGATGTGATTGAGGCAGCCCAGGACTTAGGGGCTGGTCCGGGAGAGGTATTTACCAAGATTGTGTTTCCTTTGAGCAAGCCCGGTATTAAAACTGGTGTAATGATGGTTTTTGTGCCTGCTGTAAGTACCTTTATCATATCCCAAATGCTGGGAGGCGGACACAATCAGCTTATAGGAGATATTATTGAAATGCAGTTCTTAGGAAATGCATACAATCCTAATTTAGGTTCAGCGATTTCGTTAGTACTGATGTTGTTGGTTCTGATGTGCATGAGTGTATCAGGATTTCTGGATGATGAAGGAGTGGAGGAAAGACTACTGTGA
- the potA gene encoding spermidine/putrescine ABC transporter ATP-binding protein: MNDIIVSLQNIAAEYDGERVIDNLNLDIRNEEFITFLGPSGCGKTTTLRIIGGFVNPVAGDVFFDGKRINGLPPYQRHVNTVFQRYALFPHLNVFENVAFGLRLKKMPADQIHKKVQNMLELVNLSGFENRNINQLSGGQQQRVAIARALINEPKVLLLDEPLGALDLKLRKDMQIELKRIQQALKITFVYVTHDQEEALTMSDRVIVMRNGKILQSGTPQDIYNEPANAFVADFIGESNIISGVMHKDYLVEFAGVLFQCEDAGFTPMEAVDVVVRPEDIDVVPIEQGKITGRVEDIIFKGVHYEITVSGHGFNWLIHSTDSQQVGEMIGMTLTPNDIHVMRKMEEKK, from the coding sequence ATGAATGACATTATTGTCAGCTTGCAGAATATAGCAGCGGAATATGATGGAGAACGAGTTATAGACAACTTAAATCTTGACATAAGAAATGAAGAGTTTATAACCTTTTTAGGCCCATCAGGCTGTGGTAAAACCACAACCCTAAGAATCATAGGAGGATTCGTGAATCCTGTTGCAGGTGATGTTTTCTTTGATGGAAAACGTATAAACGGGCTGCCGCCTTATCAGCGTCATGTCAATACAGTATTCCAAAGGTATGCATTATTTCCACACTTAAACGTGTTTGAAAATGTGGCATTTGGACTTAGATTAAAGAAAATGCCGGCAGACCAGATTCATAAAAAGGTTCAAAACATGTTGGAACTTGTGAATCTATCCGGTTTCGAAAACAGAAACATAAACCAGCTGTCAGGAGGACAGCAGCAGAGAGTTGCCATTGCCAGAGCACTGATCAATGAGCCGAAAGTATTGCTACTGGACGAACCCTTGGGAGCACTTGATTTAAAACTAAGAAAAGATATGCAGATTGAGCTGAAACGGATTCAGCAGGCATTAAAGATTACATTTGTGTATGTTACTCATGATCAGGAAGAGGCATTAACCATGTCAGACCGGGTCATCGTTATGAGAAATGGGAAGATATTACAGAGCGGGACTCCTCAGGACATTTACAATGAGCCCGCAAATGCTTTTGTAGCAGATTTTATCGGAGAAAGCAATATTATCAGTGGGGTGATGCATAAAGATTACCTGGTTGAGTTTGCAGGGGTTCTTTTCCAATGCGAAGATGCCGGTTTTACACCTATGGAAGCTGTTGATGTTGTTGTAAGGCCGGAAGATATAGATGTGGTTCCTATCGAACAGGGAAAAATAACTGGAAGAGTAGAAGATATTATATTTAAAGGAGTCCACTATGAAATCACCGTAAGCGGACACGGATTTAACTGGCTCATCCATTCTACAGACAGTCAGCAAGTTGGAGAAATGATAGGGATGACCCTTACTCCAAATGATATACATGTAATGAGAAAAATGGAGGAAAAGAAATGA
- a CDS encoding DUF5688 family protein, translating to MNVKKEEFKEGISKFSHTLIMILINTEENRELVKKSPHKDFLDLSIIYRCMVSSEDNQLGTILVDYDFMKLLKINEEELYETARQNTKKLLPIKVKKLDDIVSEMLEQGIKEESDLYVISNDIGMNGAVCITYEEELYSLSQKLDSDLYILPSSIHEVIVLPSRPEDKLWLKELVRNVNEEQVSKEERLSYNIYYYERKNRKILIA from the coding sequence ATTAATGTTAAAAAAGAGGAATTTAAAGAGGGTATATCCAAGTTCAGCCACACACTTATTATGATCCTGATTAATACTGAAGAGAACCGGGAACTTGTGAAAAAATCCCCACATAAAGATTTTTTAGATTTATCTATCATTTACAGGTGTATGGTTTCATCAGAAGATAATCAGTTGGGAACTATACTGGTTGATTATGACTTTATGAAGCTGTTAAAGATTAATGAAGAGGAGCTTTATGAAACTGCCAGACAAAATACAAAAAAGCTGTTGCCAATAAAAGTAAAAAAGCTGGACGATATAGTTAGTGAAATGCTGGAACAGGGTATAAAAGAAGAGTCGGATTTATATGTGATTTCCAACGATATTGGAATGAATGGAGCCGTATGTATAACCTATGAAGAGGAATTGTACAGCCTGTCACAAAAGTTAGATTCGGATCTATATATTCTGCCATCCTCCATCCATGAAGTGATTGTACTGCCTTCAAGGCCAGAAGATAAGCTATGGCTGAAAGAACTTGTCAGAAACGTCAATGAAGAGCAGGTATCTAAAGAGGAACGTTTATCCTACAATATATATTATTATGAACGAAAAAACAGAAAGATTTTAATTGCATGA
- a CDS encoding helix-turn-helix transcriptional regulator, which produces MRTKVKELRNKANLTQQQLADLVYVSSRTIISIEKEQYSPSLMLAYRMAEVFETTVEDLCCLKDNKELEDKQREDL; this is translated from the coding sequence ATGAGAACAAAAGTGAAAGAATTAAGAAACAAAGCAAATCTGACACAACAGCAGTTAGCAGACTTAGTTTATGTTTCATCAAGAACCATCATTTCTATTGAAAAAGAACAGTACAGTCCTTCCCTTATGCTGGCTTATCGAATGGCAGAGGTGTTTGAAACAACAGTGGAAGATTTATGTTGCCTGAAAGATAATAAAGAATTGGAGGATAAACAGCGTGAAGATTTATGA